In one Erinaceus europaeus chromosome 3, mEriEur2.1, whole genome shotgun sequence genomic region, the following are encoded:
- the FKBP1B gene encoding peptidyl-prolyl cis-trans isomerase FKBP1B isoform X2, with translation MLQNGKKFDSSRDRNKPFKFRIGKQEVIKGFEEGAAQMSLGQRAKLTCTPDVAYGATGHPGVIPPNATLIFDVELLNLE, from the exons ATGCTCCAAAACGGGAAGAAGTTCGATTCATCCAGAGACAGGAACAAGCCTTTCAAGTTCAGGATTGGCAAACAGGAAGTCATCAAGGGGTTTGAAGAGGGCGCGGCTCag ATGAGCTTGGGGCAGAGGGCGAAGCTGACCTGCACCCCTGATGTGGCGTACGGAGCCACGGGCCACCCCGGTGTCATCCCTCCCAATGCCACCCTCATCTTTGACGTGGAGCTGCTCAACTTAGAGTGA
- the SF3B6 gene encoding splicing factor 3B subunit 6 produces MAMQAAKRANIRLPPEVNRILYIRNLPYKITAEEMYDIFGKYGPIRQIRVGNTPETRGTAYVVYEDIFDAKNACDHLSGFNVCNRYLVVLYYNANRAFQKMDTKKKEEQLKLLKEKYGINTDPPK; encoded by the exons ATGGCGATGCAAGCGGCCAAGAGGGCGAAC ATTCGACTTCCTCCTGAAGTAAATCGGATTTTGTATATAAGAAACCTGCCATACAAAATCACAGCTGAAGAAATGTATGACATTTTTGGAAAATATGGACCTATTCGTCAAATCAGAGT GGGGAACACACCTGAAACTAGAGGAACAGCTTATGTGGTCTACGAAGACATCTTTGATGCCAAGAATGCTTGTGACCACTTGTCAGGATTCAATGTTTGTAACAGATACCTCGTGGTGTTGTACTACAACGCTAACAGG GCATTTCAGAAGATGgacacaaagaagaaggaagaacaaTTGAAGCTACTCAAGGAAAAATACGGCATCAACACAGACCCACCAAAGTGA
- the TP53I3 gene encoding quinone oxidoreductase PIG3 isoform X1, translated as MNKYMGVGSGPLLPRISHISSVPEERAWMGWECSGVSPTPAAGRRVRHLLSPQVGARAASTQQPAPSSQHRSEQVTPRRVAGAGGGWVPAHSAQPSPGGARTPDSPVLSPVSPDSMLAVHFDQPGGPEVLCLKEVARPSPADGEVLLEVAASALNRADLIQRQGQYAPPPGASNILGLEASGHVAELGPGCRGPWKIGDPAMALLPGGGQAQYVTVPEGLLMPVPEGLTLTEAAAIPEAWLTAFQLLHLLGNVQAGETVLIHAGLSGVGTAAIQLARVAGAIPLVTAGSQHKLQMAGQLGAAAGFNYREEDFSEAALKFTKGAGVNVILDCIGGSYWEKNVNCLALDGRWVLYGLMGGAEVSGPLFSKLLFKRGSLITSLLRSRDQKYKQVLVKAFREQILPLFSAEGSKRLLPVVDRIFPVTEIQEAHVYMETNKNVGKIVLELPR; from the exons atgaataaatacatgggTGTGGGCAGTGGACCCCTCCTTCCTCGCATTTCCCACATTTCCTCTGTTCCAGAGGAAAGGGCGTGGATGGGGTGGGAGTGCTCAGGCGTCAGCCCCACCCCGGCGGCGGGGCGCAGAGTCCGGCACCTGCTGAGCCCGCAGGTTGGGGCCcgagcagccagcacccagcagccagcacccagcagccagcaccgcAGCGAGCAGGTGACCCCGCGCCGTGTGGCCGGGGCCGGAGGTGGGTGGGTGCCGGCCCACTCAGCCCAGCCCTCGCCAGGGGGCGCTCGAACCCCGGACTCCCCTGTGCTTTCGCCAGTGTCCCCAGACAGCATGCTGGCCGTGCACTTTGACCAGCCCGGGGGCCCTGAAGTCCTCTGCCTCAAGGAGGTGGCCAGGCCGAGCCCAGCAGACGGGGAGGTCCTGCTGGAGGTGGCGGCCAGCGCCCTGAACCGGGCGGACCTGATCCAG agacagggccagtatgccccacccccaggagccAGCAACATTTTGGGACTCGAGGCCTCTGGACACGTGGCAGAGCTGGGGCCCGGCTGCCGAGGACCCTGGAAGATTGGGGACCCCGCCATGGCTCTGCTGCCCGGTGGGGGCCAGGCCCAGTATGTCACCGTCCCCGAAGGGCTCCTCATGCCTGTGCCTGAGGGCCTGACTCTGACTGAAGCTGCGGCCATCCCAGAGGCCTGGCTAACCGCCTTCCAGCTGCTGCATCTCCTGG GAAACGTTCAGGCTGGAGAAACTGTGCTCATCCACGCAGGGTTAAGTGGTGTGGGCACAGCGGCCATCCAGCTCGCCCGCGTGGCGGGAGCCATTCCTCTGGTCACCGCTGGCTCCCAGCACAAGCTTCAGATGGCAGGACAACTCGGGGCAGCCGCTGGCTTCAATTACAGAGAAGAGGATTTTTCTGAAGCAGCACTGAAATTCACCAAAG GTGCTGGCGTCAACGTGATTCTCGACTGCATAGGCGGATCCTACTGGGAGAAGAACGTCAACTGCCTGGCGCTCGATGGCCGCTGGGTGCTCTACGGCTTGATGGGAGGAGCTGAAGTCAGCGGGCCTCTGTTTTCCAAGTTACTTTTTAAACGAGGAAGTCTGATCACCAGTCTGCTGCGATCTAGGGACCAAAAA TACAAGCAAGTCCTGGTGAAGGCTTTCAGGGAGCAAATCCTGCCCCTCTTCTCCGCGGAGGGCTCCAAACGTCTCCTGCCCGTTGTGGACAGGATCTTCCCCGTCACTGAGATCCAAGAGGCCCACGTGTACATGGAGACCAACAAGAACGTAGGCAAAATCGTCCTGGAGCTGCCCCGGTGA
- the TP53I3 gene encoding quinone oxidoreductase PIG3 isoform X2 has protein sequence MLAVHFDQPGGPEVLCLKEVARPSPADGEVLLEVAASALNRADLIQRQGQYAPPPGASNILGLEASGHVAELGPGCRGPWKIGDPAMALLPGGGQAQYVTVPEGLLMPVPEGLTLTEAAAIPEAWLTAFQLLHLLGNVQAGETVLIHAGLSGVGTAAIQLARVAGAIPLVTAGSQHKLQMAGQLGAAAGFNYREEDFSEAALKFTKGAGVNVILDCIGGSYWEKNVNCLALDGRWVLYGLMGGAEVSGPLFSKLLFKRGSLITSLLRSRDQKYKQVLVKAFREQILPLFSAEGSKRLLPVVDRIFPVTEIQEAHVYMETNKNVGKIVLELPR, from the exons ATGCTGGCCGTGCACTTTGACCAGCCCGGGGGCCCTGAAGTCCTCTGCCTCAAGGAGGTGGCCAGGCCGAGCCCAGCAGACGGGGAGGTCCTGCTGGAGGTGGCGGCCAGCGCCCTGAACCGGGCGGACCTGATCCAG agacagggccagtatgccccacccccaggagccAGCAACATTTTGGGACTCGAGGCCTCTGGACACGTGGCAGAGCTGGGGCCCGGCTGCCGAGGACCCTGGAAGATTGGGGACCCCGCCATGGCTCTGCTGCCCGGTGGGGGCCAGGCCCAGTATGTCACCGTCCCCGAAGGGCTCCTCATGCCTGTGCCTGAGGGCCTGACTCTGACTGAAGCTGCGGCCATCCCAGAGGCCTGGCTAACCGCCTTCCAGCTGCTGCATCTCCTGG GAAACGTTCAGGCTGGAGAAACTGTGCTCATCCACGCAGGGTTAAGTGGTGTGGGCACAGCGGCCATCCAGCTCGCCCGCGTGGCGGGAGCCATTCCTCTGGTCACCGCTGGCTCCCAGCACAAGCTTCAGATGGCAGGACAACTCGGGGCAGCCGCTGGCTTCAATTACAGAGAAGAGGATTTTTCTGAAGCAGCACTGAAATTCACCAAAG GTGCTGGCGTCAACGTGATTCTCGACTGCATAGGCGGATCCTACTGGGAGAAGAACGTCAACTGCCTGGCGCTCGATGGCCGCTGGGTGCTCTACGGCTTGATGGGAGGAGCTGAAGTCAGCGGGCCTCTGTTTTCCAAGTTACTTTTTAAACGAGGAAGTCTGATCACCAGTCTGCTGCGATCTAGGGACCAAAAA TACAAGCAAGTCCTGGTGAAGGCTTTCAGGGAGCAAATCCTGCCCCTCTTCTCCGCGGAGGGCTCCAAACGTCTCCTGCCCGTTGTGGACAGGATCTTCCCCGTCACTGAGATCCAAGAGGCCCACGTGTACATGGAGACCAACAAGAACGTAGGCAAAATCGTCCTGGAGCTGCCCCGGTGA
- the LOC103107935 gene encoding quinone oxidoreductase PIG3-like isoform X1, producing MVTDKMLAVHFDQPGGPEVLCLKEVARPSPAEGEVLLEVAASALNRADLIQRQGQYAPPPGASNILGLEASGHVAELGPGCRGPWKIGDPAMALLPGGGQAQYVTVPEGLLMPVPEGLTLTEAAAIPEAWLTAFQLLHCVGGVKEGETVLIHAGTGGVGTAAIQLTRLFKAIPLVTTSPKEKIEMAKRLGAETGFDYKKEDFSEEALKTTQGVGVNVILDCIGGSYWEKNINCLAADGRWVLYGLMGGEDVRGPLLSKLLWKRASLRASLLRLRDRKYKEGLVEEFTETVISHFSPGSAVQLRPVVDRVFPMAEIQKAHMRMEANQNVGKIILEMP from the exons ATGGTCACAG ATAAAATGCTGGCCGTGCACTTTGACCAGCCAGGGGGCCCTGAAGTCCTCTGCCTCAAGGAGGTGGCCAGGCCGAGCCCAGCAGAGGGGGAGGTCCTGCTGGAGGTGGCGGCCAGCGCCCTGAACCGGGCGGACCTGATCCAG agacagggccagtatgccccacccccaggagccAGCAACATTTTGGGACTCGAGGCCTCTGGACACGTGGCAGAGCTGGGGCCCGGCTGCCGAGGACCCTGGAAGATTGGGGACCCCGCCATGGCTCTGCTGCCTGGCGGGGGCCAGGCCCAGTATGTCACCGTCCCCGAAGGGCTCCTCATGCCCGTGCCCGAGGGCCTGACCCTGACAGAAGCTGCGGCCATCCCAGAGGCCTGGCTGACCGCCTTCCAGCTGCTGCACTGTGTGG GAGGCgtcaaggagggggagacagtccTTATTCACGCCGGCACTGGGGGTGTGGGCACAGCGGCCATCCAGCTGACCAGGCTGTTCAAAGCCATCCCTCTAGTGACCACGAGCCCCAAGGAGAAAATCGAGATGGCCAAGCGGCTGGGTGCAGAGACGGGCTTCGACTACAAAAAGGAGGACTTCTCTGAGGAGGCGCTGAAGACCACACAGG GTGTGGGCGTCAACGTGATCCTGGACTGCATCGGTGGCTCTTACTGGGAGAAGAACATCAACTGTCTGGCCGCAGATGGTCGCTGGGTTCTCTACGGCCTCATGGGGGGAGAAGATGTCCGCGGGCCTTTGCTTTCCAAGCTGCTGTGGAAGCGAGCCAGCCTGAGGGCCAGCTTGCTGAGGCTGAGGGACAGGAAG TACAAGGAAGGGCTGGTGGAAGAGTTCACAGAGACGGTCATCTCTCACTTCTCTCCCGGGAGCGCCGTGCAGCTGAGGCCGGTCGTGGATCGGGTGTTCCCCATGGCTGAGATCCAGAAGGCCCACATGCGCATGGAGGCCAACCAGAACGTGGGCAAAATCATCCTGGAGATGCCCTGA
- the LOC103107935 gene encoding quinone oxidoreductase PIG3-like isoform X2, translating into MVTDKMLAVHFDQPGGPEVLCLKEVARPSPAEGEVLLEVAASALNRADLIQRQGQYAPPPGASNILGLEASGHVAELGPGCRGPWKIGDPAMALLPGGGQAQYVTVPEGLLMPVPEGLTLTEAAAIPEAWLTAFQLLHCVGGVKEGETVLIHAGTGGVGTAAIQLTRLFKAIPLVTTSPKEKIEMAKRLGAETGFDYKKEDFSEEALKTTQGVGVNVILDCIGGSYWEKNINCLAADGRWVLYGLMGGEDVRGPLLSKLLWKRASLRASLLRLRDRKKLFTLPV; encoded by the exons ATGGTCACAG ATAAAATGCTGGCCGTGCACTTTGACCAGCCAGGGGGCCCTGAAGTCCTCTGCCTCAAGGAGGTGGCCAGGCCGAGCCCAGCAGAGGGGGAGGTCCTGCTGGAGGTGGCGGCCAGCGCCCTGAACCGGGCGGACCTGATCCAG agacagggccagtatgccccacccccaggagccAGCAACATTTTGGGACTCGAGGCCTCTGGACACGTGGCAGAGCTGGGGCCCGGCTGCCGAGGACCCTGGAAGATTGGGGACCCCGCCATGGCTCTGCTGCCTGGCGGGGGCCAGGCCCAGTATGTCACCGTCCCCGAAGGGCTCCTCATGCCCGTGCCCGAGGGCCTGACCCTGACAGAAGCTGCGGCCATCCCAGAGGCCTGGCTGACCGCCTTCCAGCTGCTGCACTGTGTGG GAGGCgtcaaggagggggagacagtccTTATTCACGCCGGCACTGGGGGTGTGGGCACAGCGGCCATCCAGCTGACCAGGCTGTTCAAAGCCATCCCTCTAGTGACCACGAGCCCCAAGGAGAAAATCGAGATGGCCAAGCGGCTGGGTGCAGAGACGGGCTTCGACTACAAAAAGGAGGACTTCTCTGAGGAGGCGCTGAAGACCACACAGG GTGTGGGCGTCAACGTGATCCTGGACTGCATCGGTGGCTCTTACTGGGAGAAGAACATCAACTGTCTGGCCGCAGATGGTCGCTGGGTTCTCTACGGCCTCATGGGGGGAGAAGATGTCCGCGGGCCTTTGCTTTCCAAGCTGCTGTGGAAGCGAGCCAGCCTGAGGGCCAGCTTGCTGAGGCTGAGGGACAGGAAG AAGCTGTTCACTCTGCCTGTCTGA